The following proteins are co-located in the Nocardia bhagyanarayanae genome:
- a CDS encoding SRPBCC family protein, with product MEWTGQVYADVPVVAEEVYIEAGADAVWELISDIHLMPKLSAEVRDVAWLDEATGPGVGHRFVGRNAHPSLGEWETVSTVVEYDERRRFAWAIGDPAHPSSVWRFALEPTGSGTTLRQEAQMGPAPSGLSLAIEAMPDKEQKIVFVRLREFESGIRTNLAAIKRLAEQEK from the coding sequence ATGGAGTGGACCGGTCAGGTCTACGCGGACGTGCCGGTGGTGGCCGAGGAGGTCTACATCGAGGCGGGCGCGGACGCGGTGTGGGAGCTGATCAGCGATATTCACCTGATGCCGAAGCTCAGCGCCGAGGTGCGGGATGTGGCGTGGCTGGACGAGGCCACCGGACCCGGCGTCGGGCACCGGTTCGTCGGCCGCAATGCCCATCCGTCCCTGGGCGAATGGGAGACGGTCAGCACGGTGGTGGAATACGACGAACGCCGTCGATTCGCTTGGGCGATAGGCGATCCCGCTCATCCGTCGTCGGTGTGGCGGTTCGCGCTCGAGCCCACCGGTTCGGGGACGACACTGCGCCAGGAAGCGCAGATGGGACCGGCGCCGTCCGGGCTCAGTCTCGCGATCGAGGCGATGCCCGACAAGGAGCAGAAGATCGTTTTCGTGCGACTGCGCGAATTCGAGAGCGGTATCCGAACCAACCTCGCCGCCATCAAGCGGCTCGCCGAACAGGAGAAGTGA
- a CDS encoding winged helix-turn-helix transcriptional regulator — translation MRRTSFAHWPCSFARTIDLLGDWWTPMVMREAFYGFRRFDEFQQELGIARNTLSERLRRLVEAGLLDKVLYETQPPRYEYVLTESGRDFYTIVAAMTRWGDRWLADSDGPPLVFHHELCGHDSTAEVVCGHCREPIDVDDVVPRPGPGYPAKLLTRPDVRRRFHLDESDDARPGDDPARAENTATP, via the coding sequence ATGAGGCGTACCTCGTTCGCACACTGGCCCTGCTCGTTCGCGCGCACCATCGACCTGCTCGGCGACTGGTGGACCCCGATGGTCATGCGCGAGGCGTTCTACGGGTTCCGTCGATTCGACGAGTTCCAGCAGGAGCTCGGCATCGCCAGAAACACGCTGTCCGAGCGGCTGCGCCGACTGGTCGAGGCCGGATTGCTCGACAAGGTCCTGTACGAAACGCAGCCGCCGCGATACGAGTACGTGCTGACCGAATCCGGGCGCGATTTCTACACCATCGTCGCCGCGATGACCCGGTGGGGCGATCGGTGGCTCGCCGACAGCGATGGACCGCCGCTGGTCTTCCACCACGAGCTGTGTGGGCACGACAGCACGGCCGAGGTGGTATGCGGCCACTGCCGCGAACCGATCGATGTCGACGACGTCGTCCCGCGTCCCGGCCCGGGCTACCCCGCGAAATTGCTCACCCGACCGGACGTGCGGCGTCGATTCCACCTCGACGAATCCGACGACGCCCGGCCGGGCGACGACCCCGCGCGGGCCGAGAACACCGCGACTCCGTAG